A window of Trichocoleus sp. contains these coding sequences:
- a CDS encoding bifunctional acetate--CoA ligase family protein/GNAT family N-acetyltransferase, producing MQTSTSIHQKQAAQTTDRVYDILRQSYQPLDAIFAPKTVAVIGASERAGSVGRTLLWNLIANPFGGTVFPVNPNRSSILGIKAYPTIADVPETVDLALIATPAPTVPQVIRDCVAAGVRGAIIISAGFREIGASGIALEQQILEAAQGKMRIIGPNCLGVMSPRTGLNATFASTMARPGSVGFISQSGALCTSILDWSLRENVGFSAFVSIGAMLDVNWGDLIDYLGDDPYTQSIVIYMESIGDARSFLSAAREVALTKPIIVIKAGRTEAAAQAAASHTGALAGSDGVLDAAFRRCGVLRVDTINDLFNMAEVLSKQPRPQGRKLTIVTNAGGPGVLATDALIRGGGELAELSEETKQALDAFLPSHWSHHNPIDILGDAEPERYAKAVELAAKDPNSDGLLVILTPQAMSDPTQTAEQLKGYANLKNKPFLASWMGGTEVAAGEEILNRAGIFTFPFPDTAVQVFNYMGRYSYNIRGIYETPTLPPATEENEALATSLIDSVRQSGRTLLTEFESKQLLSAYGIPVVDTQVATSEAAAVESADRISYPVVLKLFSETITHKTDVGGVQLNLPDAEAVQKAYRAIQNSVAQKAGAEHFQGVTVQPMLQLEGYELIIGSSLDPQFGPVLLFGTGGQLVEVFRDSALALPPLNTTLARRMMEQTQIYRALKGVRGRAPIDLPALEQLMVRFSRLVAEQRWIKEIDINPLLASPEQLIALDARVVLHDPETQEADLPQLAIHPYPLQYVQPWTLKDGMPVTIRPIRPEDEPLMVQFHKTLSEESVYFRYFHMMGLKQRTAHDRLVRICFVDYDREMALVTAYKDPNTGAQEILAAGRLSKLRGVSEAEFSMLVSDRHQGKGIGTEMLRRLLQMGRDAGIAKISADILPENRAMQHVCQKLGFHLQQTISDSSEPTVKAAIAL from the coding sequence ATGCAAACGTCCACCTCGATTCACCAGAAACAGGCGGCTCAGACGACCGATCGGGTTTACGATATCCTGCGGCAGAGCTATCAGCCACTTGATGCAATATTCGCTCCCAAAACCGTGGCAGTGATTGGCGCAAGCGAGCGAGCAGGAAGTGTGGGACGGACTCTGCTCTGGAATTTGATTGCTAACCCATTTGGCGGCACAGTCTTTCCGGTGAATCCCAATCGATCGAGCATTTTGGGGATTAAGGCATATCCAACGATCGCAGACGTTCCAGAGACGGTCGATCTGGCGCTGATTGCAACCCCCGCACCCACCGTTCCGCAGGTAATTCGTGACTGTGTGGCAGCAGGCGTCAGGGGGGCAATTATTATCTCAGCGGGGTTCCGCGAAATTGGCGCAAGCGGCATAGCGCTCGAACAACAAATCTTGGAAGCTGCTCAGGGCAAAATGCGAATTATTGGTCCCAACTGTTTGGGGGTGATGAGTCCACGTACCGGATTGAACGCCACCTTTGCCAGTACGATGGCACGTCCGGGGAGTGTTGGGTTTATTAGCCAGAGCGGGGCATTATGCACCTCTATTTTGGACTGGAGTTTGCGAGAAAACGTTGGCTTCAGTGCCTTTGTCTCGATCGGCGCAATGTTGGATGTCAACTGGGGTGACTTAATCGATTATTTGGGTGACGACCCTTATACCCAGAGCATTGTGATTTATATGGAATCGATCGGGGATGCGCGATCGTTCTTATCGGCTGCCAGAGAAGTGGCACTGACAAAGCCCATTATTGTGATTAAAGCAGGTCGCACTGAAGCCGCTGCCCAAGCCGCCGCATCGCATACGGGCGCACTGGCAGGAAGTGATGGAGTACTCGATGCTGCCTTCCGTCGCTGTGGCGTGTTGCGCGTTGATACCATCAATGACCTGTTTAATATGGCAGAAGTGTTGTCAAAACAACCTCGTCCCCAGGGTCGCAAGCTGACGATCGTTACCAATGCCGGGGGCCCTGGAGTGCTCGCAACCGATGCGCTGATCCGGGGCGGCGGTGAACTCGCCGAATTATCAGAAGAGACAAAGCAGGCACTCGATGCATTTTTGCCGTCCCACTGGAGCCACCATAACCCGATCGATATTCTGGGCGATGCCGAACCCGAACGCTATGCCAAAGCAGTAGAACTGGCAGCAAAAGATCCAAACAGTGATGGCTTATTGGTCATCTTAACGCCGCAAGCCATGAGCGACCCCACTCAAACGGCTGAACAGCTCAAGGGCTACGCCAACCTGAAAAATAAGCCATTTCTGGCAAGTTGGATGGGCGGCACAGAAGTTGCAGCAGGGGAAGAAATTTTAAATCGGGCTGGCATTTTTACCTTCCCGTTTCCGGATACCGCAGTGCAAGTATTCAACTACATGGGGCGATATAGCTACAACATCCGGGGTATTTATGAAACGCCGACCCTGCCGCCTGCAACAGAGGAGAACGAGGCTTTAGCGACCAGTTTGATTGATTCAGTCCGACAGAGCGGACGAACCCTGCTCACCGAATTTGAGTCAAAGCAGTTGCTCTCGGCTTATGGTATTCCGGTGGTGGATACGCAAGTTGCAACCAGTGAAGCAGCAGCGGTGGAGTCAGCCGATCGCATTAGTTATCCAGTGGTGCTCAAGCTGTTCTCAGAAACCATCACCCATAAAACGGATGTGGGCGGAGTGCAGCTGAATCTCCCCGATGCCGAAGCCGTGCAAAAAGCCTATCGCGCGATTCAAAACTCAGTGGCTCAAAAAGCAGGAGCCGAGCATTTCCAGGGTGTCACCGTGCAGCCAATGTTGCAGCTTGAAGGCTATGAACTGATCATTGGTAGCTCGCTCGATCCCCAGTTTGGTCCGGTGCTGCTGTTTGGGACAGGAGGACAACTCGTCGAAGTGTTCCGCGATAGTGCCCTGGCTCTGCCACCATTAAATACGACTCTGGCGCGGCGAATGATGGAGCAGACGCAGATTTATCGGGCGTTAAAAGGAGTCAGAGGTCGAGCGCCGATCGATCTGCCTGCTTTAGAACAGCTCATGGTCCGGTTTAGCCGCCTGGTTGCTGAACAGCGCTGGATTAAAGAGATTGATATTAACCCGCTCCTGGCATCCCCCGAACAATTAATTGCTCTTGATGCGCGAGTTGTTTTGCATGATCCAGAAACTCAGGAAGCCGATCTGCCTCAGCTTGCCATTCATCCCTACCCGCTGCAATATGTCCAGCCCTGGACGCTCAAAGATGGAATGCCTGTAACCATCCGTCCGATTCGTCCTGAAGATGAACCTCTAATGGTGCAGTTTCACAAAACCCTCTCGGAGGAAAGCGTTTACTTCCGCTATTTCCACATGATGGGGCTAAAACAACGCACCGCTCACGATCGCCTCGTCCGCATTTGCTTTGTAGACTACGACCGAGAAATGGCACTGGTGACAGCCTACAAAGACCCCAACACCGGAGCACAGGAAATTTTAGCAGCCGGACGGTTGAGCAAGCTGCGTGGCGTTAGTGAAGCGGAGTTCTCCATGCTGGTGAGCGATCGGCATCAGGGGAAAGGCATCGGGACGGAAATGCTGCGCCGCCTGCTGCAAATGGGACGCGATGCGGGAATTGCAAAAATCAGTGCGGATATTCTGCCCGAAAACCGAGCCATGCAGCACGTTTGTCAAAAACTCGGCTTCCATCTTCAGCAAACCATTTCTGACAGTTCAGAACCAACCGTCAAAGCAGCGATCGCGCTCTAG